One Oncorhynchus keta strain PuntledgeMale-10-30-2019 chromosome 11, Oket_V2, whole genome shotgun sequence DNA window includes the following coding sequences:
- the LOC118383315 gene encoding lipocalin-like, with product MTTMLLSALGALLCSLVVTAEVMPQGDFNLQGVAGKWYVIGFATNAQWFVKHRADMKMGTTMLTPTANGDLDIAYSSRNADGSCWRMNHLAKKTKLAGKFIYKSERWSNENDMRVVDVKYDEYALIHTKTKGVSAVLTNLYARGTNLGPDLLQKFRQFSLDTGILPENIAIFPKNDECPAA from the exons ATGACGACCATGCTGCTGAGCGCACTAGGAGCACTGCTCTGCTCCTTGGTTGTCACCGCTGAGGTCATGCCCCAAGGAGACTTCAATCTacagggg GTGGCAGGAAAGTGGTACGTGATTGGATTTGCCACTAATGCCCAGTGGTTCGTCAAACACAGGGCCGACATGAAGATGGGCACCACCATGCTGACACCAACTGCTAACGGAGACCTGGATATTGCATATTCTAGCCGGAA CGCTGATGGCTCCTGCTGGAGAATGAACCACCTGGCCAAGAAGACAAAACTTGCGGGGAAATTCATCTACAAGAGCGAGC GCTGGAGTAATGAAAATGACATGCGTGTCGTTGACGTTAAGTATGACGAGTATGCTCTTATTCACACCAAGACCAAGGGTGTTTCAGCTGTGCTCACCAACCTGTATG CCCGTGGGACAAACCTGGGCCCTGACCTGCTGCAGAAGTTTAGGCAGTTCTCCCTGGACACTGGCATTCTGCCCGAAAACATCGCTATCTTCCCCAAAAACG ATGAGTGTCCCGCTGCGTAA